The following are encoded together in the Gopherus evgoodei ecotype Sinaloan lineage chromosome 17, rGopEvg1_v1.p, whole genome shotgun sequence genome:
- the BCL7B gene encoding B-cell CLL/lymphoma 7 protein family member B isoform X2, with translation MVGLRLFSGKAVPKQSRAEQEQSLPGRLAAAEKKWVTVGDTSLRIFKWVPVADSKEKEKSKTSSSTAREPNGFPVDSSANSSLLLEFQDETSNQSSLSDVYQLKVDSSPNSSLSPQQSESMSPAHTSDFRTDDSQPPTLGQEILEEPCLPPSQVADEPPTLTKEEPVPLETQETEEEDSGAPPLKRFCADQNSVCHTASES, from the exons ATGGTGGGGCTGCGGCTATTCTCAGGAAAGGCGGTCCCGAAACAGAGCCGTGCAGAACAGGAGCAGTCTCTCCCCGGGAGGCTGGCAGCGGC GGAGAAGAAGTGGGTGACGGTCGGAGACACATCCCTTCGGATATTCAAGTGGGTTCCTGTAGCAGACAGTAAGGAG AAAGAGAAGTCCAAAACAAGTAGCAGCACTGCCCGAGAACCCAATGGCTTCCCAGTGGACTCATCTGccaactcctccctcctcctggagTTCCAGG ATGAGACCAGTAACCAGAGCTCCTTATCGGACGTTTACCAGCTCAAGGTCGACAGCAGCCCAAACTCGAGCCTCAGCCCCCAACAGAGCGAGTCAATGAGTCCTGCACATACGTCCGACTTCCGCACGGACGATTCGCAGCCACCTACACTGGGGCAGGAGATCCTGGAAG agCCCTGCTTGCCTCCCTCGCAAGTTGCAGATGAGCCTCCCACTCTCACGAAGGAGGAGCCTGTCCCTCTTGAGACTCAG GAAACTGAAGAGGAGGATTCTGGGGCGCCGCCTCTGAAGAGATTTTGTGCTGATCAGAACTCTGTGTGCCACACAGCCTCGGAGAGCTAG
- the BCL7B gene encoding B-cell CLL/lymphoma 7 protein family member B isoform X1: protein MSGRSVRAETRSRAKDDIKKVMAAIERVRKWEKKWVTVGDTSLRIFKWVPVADSKEKEKSKTSSSTAREPNGFPVDSSANSSLLLEFQDETSNQSSLSDVYQLKVDSSPNSSLSPQQSESMSPAHTSDFRTDDSQPPTLGQEILEEPCLPPSQVADEPPTLTKEEPVPLETQETEEEDSGAPPLKRFCADQNSVCHTASES, encoded by the exons ATGTCGGGCCGCTCCGTGCGAGCTGAAACCCGCAGCCGCGCCAAAGATGACATCAAAAAAGTGATGGCGGCCATCGAGCGGGTCCGCAAATG GGAGAAGAAGTGGGTGACGGTCGGAGACACATCCCTTCGGATATTCAAGTGGGTTCCTGTAGCAGACAGTAAGGAG AAAGAGAAGTCCAAAACAAGTAGCAGCACTGCCCGAGAACCCAATGGCTTCCCAGTGGACTCATCTGccaactcctccctcctcctggagTTCCAGG ATGAGACCAGTAACCAGAGCTCCTTATCGGACGTTTACCAGCTCAAGGTCGACAGCAGCCCAAACTCGAGCCTCAGCCCCCAACAGAGCGAGTCAATGAGTCCTGCACATACGTCCGACTTCCGCACGGACGATTCGCAGCCACCTACACTGGGGCAGGAGATCCTGGAAG agCCCTGCTTGCCTCCCTCGCAAGTTGCAGATGAGCCTCCCACTCTCACGAAGGAGGAGCCTGTCCCTCTTGAGACTCAG GAAACTGAAGAGGAGGATTCTGGGGCGCCGCCTCTGAAGAGATTTTGTGCTGATCAGAACTCTGTGTGCCACACAGCCTCGGAGAGCTAG
- the BCL7B gene encoding B-cell CLL/lymphoma 7 protein family member B isoform X3 yields the protein MSGRSVRAETRSRAKDDIKKVMAAIERVRKWEKKWVTVGDTSLRIFKWVPVADSKEKEKSKTSSSTAREPNGFPVDSSANSSLLLEFQDETSNQSSLSDVYQLKVDSSPNSSLSPQQSESMSPAHTSDFRTDDSQPPTLGQEILEEPCLPPSQVADEPPTLTKEEPVPLETQSWAAFCPASPAVSVLQF from the exons ATGTCGGGCCGCTCCGTGCGAGCTGAAACCCGCAGCCGCGCCAAAGATGACATCAAAAAAGTGATGGCGGCCATCGAGCGGGTCCGCAAATG GGAGAAGAAGTGGGTGACGGTCGGAGACACATCCCTTCGGATATTCAAGTGGGTTCCTGTAGCAGACAGTAAGGAG AAAGAGAAGTCCAAAACAAGTAGCAGCACTGCCCGAGAACCCAATGGCTTCCCAGTGGACTCATCTGccaactcctccctcctcctggagTTCCAGG ATGAGACCAGTAACCAGAGCTCCTTATCGGACGTTTACCAGCTCAAGGTCGACAGCAGCCCAAACTCGAGCCTCAGCCCCCAACAGAGCGAGTCAATGAGTCCTGCACATACGTCCGACTTCCGCACGGACGATTCGCAGCCACCTACACTGGGGCAGGAGATCCTGGAAG agCCCTGCTTGCCTCCCTCGCAAGTTGCAGATGAGCCTCCCACTCTCACGAAGGAGGAGCCTGTCCCTCTTGAGACTCAG TCTTGGGCTGCCTTCTGCCCAGCTTCTCCAGCTGTTTCTGTGCTGCAGTTTTGA